From one Lusitaniella coriacea LEGE 07157 genomic stretch:
- a CDS encoding NPCBM/NEW2 domain-containing protein, translating to MNNPARSTSQNPPPSNSFFSRFTRWHIFYLGTAVGAVLTACVLSAGGYAYLRFTQDAISVKNGQVSIAENNPTNTTHTEDNPAPKGKKIATADGNGVAVGSGDDSDISRDHTNSLNGNNNDFVGGDRTTSSSGHNSPSITGETITVFYNNNRELPGFDKNSGFTAPPSDLSKYSKASDLQPDSFMKQSSAKNLEFETEEIVIGGKIYQSFFQVDRYADNSRFVFKLDGQQKAALLQFGLPDLTSGDTSTGVYLVKIYADGKLLWAGECQRSQSRQIISVPIDIPGATALRIEVTSNGSNPTSLYFTEAQLLRGS from the coding sequence ATGAACAACCCAGCACGTTCAACGTCTCAAAATCCGCCACCTTCAAACAGTTTCTTCTCCAGGTTTACCCGATGGCACATCTTTTATCTAGGGACGGCTGTTGGCGCAGTTCTTACTGCTTGTGTACTTTCTGCGGGGGGCTATGCCTACCTTCGTTTCACTCAGGATGCCATCTCAGTGAAAAACGGTCAGGTGAGCATCGCCGAGAACAACCCGACGAACACTACCCATACGGAAGATAATCCAGCTCCCAAGGGAAAGAAAATCGCCACTGCCGATGGTAATGGTGTTGCCGTTGGTAGCGGCGATGATTCTGACATCAGTCGCGATCACACCAACTCGCTCAATGGAAACAATAACGATTTTGTGGGGGGCGACCGCACCACCTCGTCCAGTGGACATAACAGCCCATCAATCACAGGCGAGACTATCACCGTTTTCTACAACAACAACCGTGAGCTGCCTGGATTTGATAAAAACTCCGGTTTTACCGCGCCCCCTTCAGATTTGAGTAAATACTCAAAAGCCAGCGACTTACAGCCCGATTCTTTCATGAAGCAGTCTTCTGCCAAAAATCTTGAATTTGAGACGGAAGAGATTGTCATTGGAGGAAAGATTTATCAATCCTTCTTCCAAGTGGATCGCTACGCCGATAATAGTCGCTTCGTCTTTAAATTAGATGGCCAACAGAAAGCGGCACTCTTGCAATTTGGTTTACCCGATTTAACCTCGGGTGATACCAGTACTGGAGTTTATCTCGTTAAGATTTACGCTGATGGCAAACTGCTTTGGGCGGGAGAATGCCAGCGCAGTCAAAGTCGTCAGATTATTTCCGTCCCGATCGATATTCCTGGGGCAACGGCTTTGAGGATCGAAGTGACGAGTAATGGAAGTAATCCAACTTCCCTATATTTCACGGAAGCTCAGTTATTAAGAGGCTCTTAA
- a CDS encoding thioredoxin family protein has product MSQAVIKFSSEDCGICHKMSFYDQKVATELDLDFIDVKMQDTQTYRKYRQILLAQYPNKEGMGWPTYLICDSPEGDFKILGEVKGGHPKGEFRDRLKSVLASASDL; this is encoded by the coding sequence ATGAGTCAAGCTGTTATTAAATTTTCCTCAGAAGACTGTGGAATTTGCCACAAAATGTCCTTCTACGACCAAAAAGTCGCAACAGAGTTGGACTTAGACTTTATTGATGTCAAAATGCAAGACACCCAAACCTATCGCAAGTATCGTCAGATTCTCCTGGCGCAATACCCCAACAAAGAAGGAATGGGATGGCCCACTTACTTGATTTGCGACTCGCCAGAGGGTGATTTTAAGATTTTAGGGGAAGTCAAAGGCGGACATCCCAAAGGCGAATTTCGCGATCGACTCAAGTCCGTTCTCGCCAGCGCGTCCGATCTTTAA
- a CDS encoding GDSL-type esterase/lipase family protein: protein MANGLFLLAIAYLLQREQQLPTIAQISASLPSTHLLAQPPQANIPDVGEQYKLSYQQWVTLLEQEAIVAAQNKQENLFVLLGDSISLWFPQEMLPTDKDWLNQGISGETTRGLLGRLALLDETEPKAIFIMIGINDLIKGVKDETVVANQLLIVRYLKQVHPNSTIILQSILPHSADKATWEGRDRLLALPNQRIRGINQRLRAIAQAEDILFLDLYPLFADERGNLRTEFSTDGLHLSQQGYILWQTALQVFIQAKLDSK, encoded by the coding sequence ATGGCTAATGGACTTTTTTTGCTCGCGATCGCGTACCTCTTGCAGCGCGAGCAGCAATTGCCGACGATCGCGCAAATTAGTGCGTCTCTCCCTTCAACCCACCTCTTAGCGCAACCGCCCCAAGCTAATATCCCTGACGTTGGGGAACAGTACAAATTAAGCTATCAACAGTGGGTCACATTACTCGAACAAGAAGCAATAGTCGCCGCGCAAAATAAACAAGAGAATCTGTTCGTCCTCCTGGGAGACTCCATTAGTCTTTGGTTTCCCCAAGAAATGCTCCCCACCGATAAAGACTGGCTCAATCAAGGAATTTCGGGAGAAACGACAAGAGGTTTACTGGGACGTTTGGCACTGCTCGACGAAACCGAACCCAAAGCAATCTTTATTATGATCGGGATCAACGATCTGATTAAGGGAGTCAAAGACGAGACAGTTGTTGCCAACCAATTACTCATTGTTCGCTATCTCAAACAGGTTCATCCCAACTCAACGATTATCCTGCAATCGATTTTGCCCCATAGCGCCGACAAAGCCACATGGGAAGGGCGCGATCGCCTGCTGGCGCTTCCCAACCAGCGCATTCGAGGGATTAATCAACGGTTGCGCGCGATCGCGCAAGCAGAAGACATCCTCTTTCTCGATCTCTACCCCCTCTTTGCCGACGAAAGAGGCAACCTCAGAACAGAATTCAGCACAGACGGACTACACCTCAGCCAACAAGGATACATTCTCTGGCAAACCGCACTCCAAGTTTTCATTCAAGCCAAACTCGATTCAAAATAA
- a CDS encoding 4-hydroxy-3-methylbut-2-enyl diphosphate reductase — protein sequence MDTKAFKRALNNSERYHRKGFGHQEDVTLTLNAEYQSPLIQEIRNNHYQLKRGQVTIKLAESFGFCWGVERAVAMAYETRQHFPQEQIWITNEIIHNPSVNQRLREMNVSFIAVNDGHKDFSVVGEGDVVILPAFGASVSEMQLLNDRGCTIVDTTCPWVSKVWNSVEKHKKRNYTSIIHGKYNHEETIATSSFADTYLVVLNLDQANTVADYILNGGNKDEFLAQFKNAHSQGFDPDRDLDCIGIANQTTMLKSETEQIGKLFEHTMLKKYGPTALNDHFMSFNTICDATQERQDAMFDLVKEELTLMVVIGGYNSSNTTHLQEIATERQIPSYHIDSAHRIDPPNNRVEHKPLGKDLELQENWLPEGEIVVGVTSGASTPDKVVEEAIEKIFEVKAIAAKANASVGV from the coding sequence ATGGACACAAAAGCTTTCAAACGCGCCCTCAACAACTCCGAACGCTATCACCGCAAAGGATTCGGACATCAAGAAGATGTCACCCTAACCCTCAACGCCGAATACCAAAGTCCCCTCATTCAAGAAATTCGCAACAACCACTACCAACTCAAACGGGGACAAGTCACCATCAAACTCGCCGAATCCTTCGGCTTCTGTTGGGGAGTCGAACGCGCCGTCGCAATGGCATACGAAACCCGCCAGCACTTTCCCCAGGAACAAATTTGGATCACCAACGAAATCATTCACAACCCCTCCGTCAACCAACGCCTGCGAGAAATGAACGTCAGTTTCATCGCCGTTAACGACGGACACAAAGACTTTTCTGTTGTTGGCGAAGGAGATGTCGTTATTTTGCCCGCCTTTGGTGCCAGCGTCAGCGAAATGCAACTCCTCAACGATCGCGGCTGCACCATCGTAGACACCACCTGTCCTTGGGTATCAAAGGTTTGGAACTCCGTCGAAAAACACAAAAAACGCAACTACACCTCGATCATTCACGGCAAATACAACCACGAAGAAACCATCGCTACCAGTTCCTTCGCCGATACCTACCTCGTCGTCCTCAACTTAGACCAAGCCAACACCGTCGCCGATTATATCCTCAACGGCGGCAACAAAGACGAATTTTTAGCCCAGTTTAAAAACGCCCATTCCCAAGGCTTCGATCCCGATCGCGATCTCGACTGCATCGGCATCGCCAACCAAACCACCATGCTCAAAAGCGAAACCGAACAAATCGGCAAACTCTTCGAGCATACCATGCTCAAAAAATACGGGCCCACCGCCCTCAACGACCACTTCATGAGCTTCAACACCATTTGCGACGCAACCCAAGAACGGCAAGATGCCATGTTCGATCTCGTCAAAGAAGAATTAACCCTCATGGTTGTCATTGGCGGCTACAACTCCTCCAACACCACCCACCTCCAGGAAATCGCCACAGAACGACAAATTCCCTCCTACCACATCGATAGCGCCCATCGCATCGACCCTCCCAATAATCGCGTCGAACACAAACCCCTGGGGAAAGATCTAGAACTGCAAGAAAATTGGCTTCCAGAGGGAGAAATTGTTGTCGGCGTTACTTCTGGCGCATCCACCCCCGATAAAGTCGTCGAAGAAGCCATCGAAAAAATCTTTGAGGTAAAAGCGATCGCGGCAAAAGCCAATGCCTCCGTCGGCGTATAA
- a CDS encoding LCP family protein: MSVQKIPPQSRPRKTSIRPTARKDYARQHRRRWLVIGAGLAAVGVVSAAAGALLAFSLSATPLRQSQLSPEEEAVFQDEAISTQNLKLPSLTRPVNILFIGTKVLSSDIDRSTEKELGYDALVNSFDGLADTMLLLRFDPTKDKLAIISIPRDTKTRIKGHGITKINNANYYGGPALTAKTISDLLEGVQIDRYVRVNVQGVEKLIDALGGVEVYVPKDMKYTDQTQHLYIDLKEGEQRLDGDKAMQFLRFRYDKYGDIGRVQRQQALIRATIEQALKPSTLVRIPKILKIIQSHIDTNLSVEELVALAGFAAHTERSKVEMTIVPGDFNGTGQNGVSYWLPNRRKIREVMAQYFDRGYNEVTSTLPSALSVAIQDSTGQPEAVRSLLTMLQNAGYQNVYVDADWHEPLEMTRVIAQKGDRESAETLQTNLGFGEVRVESTGILSSDLTIQLGKDWLDREDSQSLLPNGL; the protein is encoded by the coding sequence GTGTCAGTTCAAAAAATTCCACCTCAAAGTCGCCCTAGAAAAACATCCATTCGTCCCACCGCACGCAAAGACTACGCGCGCCAACATCGTCGTCGCTGGCTTGTGATTGGGGCGGGTTTAGCCGCCGTGGGAGTCGTTTCTGCCGCAGCAGGGGCTTTACTGGCATTCTCCCTCTCAGCAACACCCCTACGGCAATCTCAACTCTCGCCAGAAGAAGAAGCGGTCTTCCAGGATGAGGCAATCTCGACGCAAAATCTTAAATTGCCCTCTCTCACGCGCCCCGTTAACATTCTCTTCATCGGCACCAAGGTTTTATCCTCCGATATCGATCGCTCCACAGAAAAAGAGTTGGGTTACGATGCCCTCGTCAATTCCTTTGACGGCTTGGCGGATACCATGTTGTTGCTGCGCTTCGATCCCACAAAAGACAAATTAGCCATTATTTCCATTCCCCGCGATACAAAAACTCGCATTAAAGGGCATGGGATTACCAAGATTAATAACGCCAATTACTACGGCGGCCCTGCCCTCACCGCTAAAACGATTAGCGATCTGCTCGAAGGGGTTCAAATCGATCGCTACGTCAGAGTTAACGTTCAAGGGGTTGAAAAGCTGATTGATGCCCTGGGAGGCGTAGAAGTCTATGTCCCCAAAGACATGAAGTATACCGATCAAACCCAACACCTCTACATCGATCTTAAGGAAGGAGAACAGCGCCTAGACGGGGATAAGGCGATGCAATTCTTGCGCTTTCGCTACGATAAATATGGCGATATCGGGCGGGTACAGCGACAGCAAGCGCTGATTCGGGCGACGATCGAACAGGCGTTGAAACCGAGTACCTTGGTACGAATTCCCAAAATTCTCAAGATTATCCAATCTCACATCGATACCAATTTGAGTGTAGAGGAATTGGTCGCCTTGGCAGGTTTTGCTGCCCATACCGAACGCTCGAAGGTGGAAATGACGATTGTTCCTGGGGATTTTAATGGCACGGGTCAAAATGGCGTGAGCTATTGGCTGCCCAACCGCCGTAAGATTCGGGAGGTCATGGCCCAGTACTTCGACCGAGGCTATAATGAGGTGACATCGACACTTCCCTCTGCCTTAAGCGTTGCGATTCAAGACAGTACCGGGCAACCCGAAGCAGTTCGGTCTTTGTTGACCATGCTGCAAAATGCGGGGTACCAAAATGTTTATGTGGATGCGGACTGGCACGAACCCCTGGAAATGACCCGCGTCATTGCCCAAAAAGGCGATCGCGAAAGCGCGGAAACTCTACAAACGAACTTAGGCTTTGGAGAGGTTCGAGTCGAAAGTACGGGTATCCTTAGCTCCGATCTTACGATTCAGTTAGGTAAGGATTGGCTAGATCGAGAAGACAGTCAAAGTCTTTTACCCAACGGCTTATAA
- a CDS encoding TRC40/GET3/ArsA family transport-energizing ATPase, whose product MRVILMTGKGGVGKTSVAAATGLRCAELGYKTLVLSTDPAHSLADSFDLEMGHEPSQVRPNLWGAELDALMELEGNWGAVKRYITQVLQARGLEGVQAEELAILPGMDEIFGLVRMKRHYDEGFYDVLIIDSAPTGTALRLLSIPEVGGWYMRRFYKPLQGMSVALRPLVEPLFKPIAGFSLPDKEVMDAPYEFYEQIEALEKVLTDNQKTSVRLVTNPEKMVIKESLRAHAYLSLYNVSTDLVVANRIIPDEITDPFFQRWKENQKIYKQEIHDNFHPLPVKEVPLFSEEMCGLAALERLKETLYADEDPAQVYYQENTIRVVQEKDRYSLELYLPGITKDKIQLNKTGDELNVRIGNHRRNLVLPQALAALNPSGARMEDDYLKIRFTSSVN is encoded by the coding sequence ATGCGCGTAATCCTCATGACCGGTAAAGGTGGCGTTGGGAAAACCTCTGTTGCCGCAGCAACAGGACTCCGTTGTGCGGAGTTAGGTTATAAAACCCTCGTTCTCAGTACTGACCCCGCTCACTCCCTTGCCGATAGTTTTGACCTTGAGATGGGACACGAACCCTCCCAGGTACGCCCCAATCTTTGGGGAGCGGAATTAGATGCACTGATGGAGTTGGAAGGAAACTGGGGAGCAGTGAAGCGCTACATCACTCAAGTCTTGCAAGCGCGGGGATTGGAGGGCGTACAAGCAGAAGAACTGGCTATTTTACCTGGAATGGACGAAATCTTTGGTCTGGTACGCATGAAACGCCATTACGACGAGGGGTTTTATGATGTTTTGATTATTGACTCCGCACCCACTGGAACTGCATTGCGGCTGTTGAGCATTCCTGAAGTGGGAGGATGGTACATGAGAAGATTTTACAAGCCGTTACAGGGAATGTCAGTTGCTCTTAGACCTTTAGTGGAGCCGCTTTTTAAACCTATTGCAGGCTTCTCTTTACCGGATAAAGAGGTGATGGATGCCCCTTACGAATTTTACGAACAAATTGAGGCGTTAGAGAAGGTTTTAACTGATAATCAAAAAACTTCAGTGCGGTTAGTGACTAATCCGGAGAAGATGGTAATTAAGGAGTCTCTTCGCGCCCATGCGTACTTAAGTTTATACAATGTTTCGACGGATCTTGTTGTTGCGAATCGAATCATTCCCGACGAAATTACCGATCCTTTTTTCCAACGTTGGAAAGAGAATCAGAAAATTTACAAGCAAGAGATTCACGATAACTTTCACCCATTACCGGTGAAAGAAGTTCCTCTATTTTCGGAAGAAATGTGTGGTTTGGCGGCATTAGAACGTCTCAAAGAAACGCTGTATGCAGATGAAGATCCCGCTCAAGTTTATTACCAAGAAAATACGATCCGTGTCGTTCAAGAGAAAGATCGATACAGCTTGGAACTGTATTTACCTGGAATCACCAAGGATAAAATTCAACTGAATAAGACGGGAGATGAGTTAAATGTTCGGATTGGCAATCATCGACGCAATTTAGTGTTGCCCCAGGCGTTAGCAGCCCTGAATCCTTCGGGTGCAAGGATGGAGGATGATTATCTCAAAATTCGTTTTACCTCCAGCGTCAATTAG
- a CDS encoding DUF2358 domain-containing protein has product MDILQTLKADYQRFPNNPTYEIYDPNVYFKDPLTEFRGLTRYQSMIQFMKTWFKDVCLTLHDIHRTGQKVKTEWTLSWTTPLPWTPRIVIPGRSELLLNDEERIVSHIDYWHCSRFNVIKQHFFTSKTR; this is encoded by the coding sequence ATGGATATTCTACAAACCCTTAAAGCAGACTATCAGCGTTTTCCCAACAATCCAACCTACGAAATTTACGACCCCAACGTTTACTTCAAAGATCCCCTCACCGAATTTCGAGGTTTGACCCGCTACCAGTCCATGATTCAATTCATGAAAACTTGGTTCAAAGATGTTTGCCTGACCTTACACGACATTCATCGCACGGGTCAGAAGGTCAAGACAGAATGGACACTAAGCTGGACAACACCTCTTCCTTGGACTCCTCGAATTGTGATTCCCGGACGCAGCGAACTCCTACTCAACGATGAGGAACGCATTGTTTCCCATATCGATTACTGGCACTGTTCTCGCTTCAATGTCATCAAGCAACATTTTTTTACCAGCAAAACCCGCTAA